The Sphingobacteriaceae bacterium genome has a segment encoding these proteins:
- a CDS encoding carboxypeptidase-like regulatory domain-containing protein: protein MKKILILTIAFFTTISILFGQTDKKTILIKGRVYGQSKNENNFLPLATVYVKDTKTYCLTDTLGYYSLDISSLGDKGRKVVLVCRYIGYVIKEIPLGKIKNSISTDFILEAAPACNYPDVWSSIEIKSPDTAQYCKILKRGHDTLTFYRRHSNCDSVTFYKFQVFKQTQTYGIRTFLPVKYAQPKRCKDFFSADPRKLVFKQSQTCLHSPETINFMNGFEKAIRDLKRDTLNCSNKIQYSITIGNKYYKSKIKTCSQDIERLMNMYFGCAIEDTRQFQSGY, encoded by the coding sequence ATGAAAAAAATATTAATCCTGACAATAGCATTTTTCACGACAATATCCATTCTGTTCGGACAGACGGACAAGAAAACTATTTTAATAAAAGGCAGGGTCTACGGACAATCAAAAAATGAAAACAACTTCCTTCCGCTCGCTACAGTTTACGTTAAGGACACCAAAACATATTGCTTGACGGATACCCTTGGTTATTATTCGCTCGACATTTCATCACTTGGCGACAAAGGACGAAAAGTTGTTCTTGTTTGCAGATACATTGGTTACGTTATTAAAGAAATACCCCTTGGTAAAATAAAAAATTCTATATCGACAGACTTTATTCTTGAAGCTGCTCCAGCCTGCAATTATCCTGACGTTTGGAGTTCAATTGAAATAAAAAGCCCAGACACAGCCCAGTATTGTAAAATACTTAAACGCGGACACGATACTTTAACATTTTATAGACGACATAGCAATTGTGACAGCGTAACATTTTATAAGTTTCAAGTATTTAAACAAACACAGACATACGGCATCCGAACATTTCTTCCAGTTAAGTATGCTCAACCGAAAAGGTGCAAAGACTTCTTCTCTGCTGACCCAAGAAAATTAGTTTTTAAACAATCGCAAACTTGCCTTCATTCTCCCGAAACAATTAATTTCATGAATGGCTTTGAAAAAGCTATTCGTGACCTGAAACGTGACACTTTGAATTGTTCAAACAAAATACAATATTCAATTACAATTGGTAATAAATATTATAAAAGCAAAATAAAGACATGTAGCCAAGACATCGAAAGACTAATGAATATGTATTTTGGTTGCGCAATTGAAGACACAAGACAATTTCAAAGTGGCTATTGA
- a CDS encoding M20/M25/M40 family metallo-hydrolase, with protein sequence MKTILLITLTAFIGLTTLQAQNPMVQSILNDVRIDSLTKFVAQLSGETPVIINGQPDTIKTRYSFSSGNEKAFQFMKAIFVQYGFVVDSMVFSANGKNLFGIKTGYKYPNRKFILGAHYDNMPNTPIAPGADDNASGTAAVLEAARIFSNYNFPHTLVFALWDEEEQGLLGSTAYVPTIGSNNDTLMGYINMDMLGWDGNNDTIADLNVRPVANSLQLADKAIKCDSVYNIQLKLHIVNPGNGSTDHAPFWNNGFTAIGIDEEYDNDFNPYWHTIADSLGQFNLDFYERCAKLAYATLADCAADTVNVVSIEHHVQKFTRIIIYPNPFSSETTLQTEIPFKNANLTLNNCFGQTIKEINNISGNTVTISRDNLPSGLYFIRLTQDNKIITVDKLVITD encoded by the coding sequence ATGAAAACAATACTACTTATCACTTTAACAGCTTTTATCGGCTTGACAACTTTACAAGCACAGAATCCAATGGTTCAAAGTATTTTAAATGATGTCAGGATTGACTCACTCACTAAATTTGTAGCACAGCTTTCAGGTGAAACACCTGTGATTATTAATGGGCAACCCGATACTATCAAAACACGATACTCCTTTAGTTCAGGGAATGAAAAAGCTTTTCAGTTTATGAAAGCAATATTTGTGCAGTATGGATTTGTTGTTGATTCAATGGTTTTTAGTGCTAACGGAAAAAATCTATTTGGAATAAAAACAGGATATAAATATCCCAATAGGAAGTTTATTCTTGGAGCACATTATGACAACATGCCTAATACTCCTATTGCACCAGGAGCTGATGATAATGCCAGTGGAACGGCTGCGGTGCTGGAAGCAGCAAGAATTTTTTCGAACTATAATTTTCCTCATACCCTTGTGTTTGCTTTATGGGATGAAGAAGAACAGGGGTTATTGGGTAGCACAGCTTATGTTCCAACAATAGGTTCTAATAATGATACGCTTATGGGATACATCAATATGGATATGTTGGGATGGGATGGAAATAACGACACAATAGCTGATTTGAATGTTAGACCGGTTGCAAACTCTTTACAACTTGCCGACAAAGCAATAAAATGTGATTCTGTATATAATATCCAACTTAAGTTGCACATAGTCAATCCAGGCAATGGTTCTACTGACCACGCTCCATTTTGGAACAATGGTTTTACAGCAATAGGCATTGATGAAGAATATGATAATGACTTTAATCCCTATTGGCACACTATAGCAGATTCTCTTGGGCAGTTTAATCTTGATTTTTATGAGCGTTGTGCAAAACTGGCGTACGCTACACTTGCAGACTGTGCTGCTGACACTGTGAATGTTGTAAGTATTGAACACCACGTTCAGAAATTCACACGCATAATTATTTATCCTAATCCCTTTTCCTCTGAGACAACTTTACAAACAGAAATTCCTTTTAAGAACGCAAATCTCACGTTAAACAACTGTTTCGGGCAGACAATAAAAGAAATAAATAATATTTCGGGAAACACAGTTACTATCTCCCGAGACAATCTTCCAAGCGGACTGTATTTCATTCGGCTGACACAAGACAATAAAATAATTACAGTGGACAAATTAGTAATCACGGACTGA